In the Arachis ipaensis cultivar K30076 chromosome B10, Araip1.1, whole genome shotgun sequence genome, one interval contains:
- the LOC107622917 gene encoding protein NTM1-like 9, producing MGAVVDCYPPHAGEVAVLSLNSLPLGFRFRPSDEELVDYYLRQKINGNGEEVWVIREIDVCKWEPWDLPDLSVIRNKDPEWFFFCPQDRKYPNGHRLNRATNHGYWKATGKDRKIKSGSTLIGMKKTLVFYTGRAPKGKRTNWVMHEYRPTLKELDGTNPGQNAYVLCRLFKKQDESLEVSNCDEVEQTDSAPMAANYSPEEIQSDQALAEVSPSQVTDEKHQGVIPENSEEAVSNVITSADCHSDGYDACERRNQAFELPAEDIPPLNWDIFNDPEDKIFDDKLFSPVHSHIPPEFYYQANNETNIADILNSVNWDEISYEDPYSQAQNNFFNNVKQSVSGSEPDAGLTNMTCVHPTNVVYPEEAIHRKVALATTPQFCSTFTSDFSADEQKSSVALIQNNSQMASFPDARTVQVYNVFNDYEQPRNLNTYVSGDTGIKIRTRQVRNEQPAMIFTDQGNAARRIRLLKQCADVSNKMADDGSPKQEHDSKPIIAGNKNKTFKSHTADKHDTANDLNERQEKTESTDKRNMISKLAKGGSSMLGLKGLLRRRLSYISKASSNFKMWSCVVVASAFVLVSFVFFANIWGYINL from the exons ATGGGAGCCGTTGTTGACTGTTATCCGCCGCACGCCGGCGAGGTTGCAGTTTTGTCTCTCAATTCGCTTCCCTTAGGTTTCCGATTTCGACCTTCCGACGAGGAGCTTGTTGACTATTATCTGAGACAGAAAATCAACGGAAATGGAGAAGAAGTCTGGGTTATTCGAGAAATCGATGTTTGCAAATGGGAGCCTTGGGACTTGCCAG ATTTGTCGGTGATAAGAAACAAGGATCCGGAGTGGTTCTTCTTCTGTCCACAGGACCGGAAGTATCCAAATGGTCACCGGTTGAACCGAGCAACGAATCATGGGTACTGGAAGGCCACAGGAAAAGATCGTAAGATCAAGTCAGGTTCCACCTTGATTGGGATGAAGAAGACTCTGGTGTTCTACACAGGTCGTGCTCCCAAAGGGAAGAGAACCAATTGGGTCATGCATGAGTACCGCCCCACCCTCAAGGAGCTTGATGGCACCAACCCTGGACAG AATGCGTATGTACTCTGCCGGTTATTCAAGAAACAAGATGAGAGTCTTGAGGTTTCAAACTGTGATGAGGTGGAACAAACAGATTCGGCTCCCATGGCGGCCAATTACTCCCCTGAAGAAATACAGTCTGATCAGGCTCTGGCTGAAGTATCGCCGTCTCAAGTTACAGATGAGAAGCACCAGGGTGTTATCCCTGAGAACTCTGAGGAAGCGGTTTCCAACGTTATAACCTCTGCTGATTGCCATAGTGACGGATATGATGCTTGTGAAAGGCGAAATCAAGCTTTTGAACTACCTGCTGAG GACATTCCGCCGTTGAATTGGGACATATTCAATGACCCCGAAGACAAGATATTTGATGACAAATTATTCTCCCCAGTCCATAGCCATATTCCACCAGAATTTTACTACCAAGCAAACAATGAGACAAATATTGCAGACATCTTAAATTCTGTCAATTGGGATGAGATCTCCTATGAGGATCCCTATAGTCAAGCACAGAACAACTTTTTTAATAATGTTAAGCAAAGTGTATCAGGTAGCGAACCAGATGCAGGGCTGACCAATATGACA TGTGTACACCCGACGAATGTTGTTTATCCCGAGGAGGCAATTCACAGAAAGGTTGCTTTGGCAACAACTCCGCAATTTTGCAGCACCTTCACGTCTGACTTCAGTGCTGATGAGCAGAAGAGCAGTGTCGCGTTAATTCAAAACAATTCCCAGATGGCTTCTTTTCCGGATGCCAGAACAGTCCAAGTGTATAACGTATTCAATGATTATGAGCAGCCGAGAAACCTTAATACCTATGTTAGTGGTGATACTGGAATCAAGATAAGGACTCGACAAGTGCGAAATGAACAACCAGCAATGATCTTTACAGATCAAGGTAATGCAGCAAGGAGAATCCGATTGTTAAAGCAGTGTGCAGATGTCTCAAACAAGATGGCAGATGATGGGAGTCCTAAACAAGAGCATGATTCAAAACCAATAATTGCAGGG AACAAAAACAAAACTTTCAAAAGTCATACTGCAGATAAGCATGATACTGCTAATGATCTGAATGAACGCCAGGAGAAAACTGAATCAACTGATAAAAGAAACATGATATCTAAACTTGCTAAAGGAGGTTCTTCCATGTTGGGGTTGAAGGGATTATTGCGCAGAAGGCTTAGTTACATATCAAAGGCTTCCTCCAATTTCAAAATGTGGTCTTGTGTTGTTGTGGCTTCTGCCTTTGTATTGGTCTCGTTTGTGTTCTTTGCTAACATATGGGGATATATTAACTTATGA
- the LOC107620791 gene encoding uncharacterized protein LOC107620791 encodes MGELHYFLEIQVTRIDDSGLLMTQSKYVKDLLVKAGMNGCKYCSTPLSLSLNIQAIGGAELDNPHLYRLVVKNLQYLTVTRLDLTFSVNKLAQFMQALLESHWKLVKRILCYVSGAATYGHKLSKDPSMKITTYCNPDWACDPSDRKSIGGFCVYVGRNLVSWHSKKQGVVARSSTKAEYRALADLVAELIWIKGLIEELKWPVQEAPMAYCDNQRTMFLAENPILHLKTKHFEIDLHFVRDYVTSKVIQVSHVPNSVQIVDTFTKALPSTAFLHLRDKLKVQNLENSAPLSLRGHDRGYNKDM; translated from the coding sequence ATGGGGGAGCTGCACTATTTCCTGGAAATTCAAGTAACCAGGATTGATGATAGTGGTCTACTAATGACTCAAAGCAAGTATGTAAAAGACTTACTTGTAAAAGCAGGCATGAATGGCTGCAAATATTGTTCAACACCACTATCGTTATCCTTAAATATTCAAGCTATAGGGGGAGCAGAGCTTGACAATCCCCACCTGTATCGATTAGTGGTAAAAAATCTTCAATACTTGACAGTAACCAGGCTTGATCTAACCTTCAGTGTAAACAAACTAGCTCAATTCATGCAAGCTCTACTAGAGTCACACTGGAAGCTAGTCAAAAGGATACTATGTTATGTAAGTGGAGCTGCCACCTATGGTCATAAGCTTTCTAAAGATCCATCTATGAAGATAACAACTTATTGTAACCCGGATTGGGCATGTGACCCGAGTGACAGGAAATCAATTGGTGGATTCTGTGTATATGTGGGAAGGAATCTGGTTTCTTGGCACTCAAAGAAACAAGGAGTGGTAGCTAGATCAAGTACAAAGGCAGAGTATAGAGCATTGGCAGATTTAGTAGCAGAACTGATCTGGATCAAAGGTCTGATAGAGGAATTAAAGTGGCCTGTTCAAGAAGCTCCCATGGCATATTGCGATAATCAAAGAACTATGTTCTTAGCGGAAAATCCTATCCTGCATTTAAAGACAAAACACTTTGAAATTGACTTGCATTTTGTCAGGGATTATGTCACAAGCAAAGTCATTCAAGTGAGTCATGTCCCCAACTCAGTTCAGATTGTAGACACCTTTACCAAAGCTCTCCCCTCCACAGCATTTCTTCATCTTAGGGACAAACTCAAGGTGCAGAATTTGGAAAATTCAGCACCCTTGAGTTTGCGGGGACATGATAGAGGATACAATAAAGACATGTGA